gaaaattgtcaattacTGTTATGCGATAGCAATATAAATACTAGATAGTAAAACGTCACCTCTATTGCGAAATCGGTACTTTTTGATGTAGTACAAGTGGCATTCCGCTAAACTGATAACcgaattatgaataaaatcgaTCGCAAGACTGATTTGAAAACTTACAGAATCCTTTTTGTCCGAAATATGCGTGGAAAAAAAGATGCTACCATTTCTTTCTAgtcttatgaaattttttttttttgtgcatgCTATTCTCTCAAgatttctctgaattttctttaacttgaacaatttgttttagaattatttttttgtactcgaTTATATGATAATCTGACTGGACTATTCGCTGCCAAAAATTCCAACAATTACACTAGCGATGAGTACAGATGacatataaatgaaaaattccaaggGATCGCCGAAATtagataattaaattattgcatcgtattaatgaaaattgaaaaactctttttagtgattttttagaaaactAAGGATAATCGCTCTCTGTTTTAATTTATAGGTATTCTAattcgttcaaaaaatttacaatattgtGTACTTTTAAGCTATTTAGAAGTATTCCAAGTCGTTCTAAGAACCATACTTAAAAATAgtcgagaaaaattaagagTAATTTTTGAGGTGATCTTTAAAAGATTCtggctacatttttttttgttacgaaTATTAgctttgaagtttttgaactCATGATCGTAACGACTCCCGGACGCATAAAtctaatattatacaatttgaaaataacccccttggtaaaaaattaactaatttcaaactctggattttataaattcttacaattattcatataaaaaaCATGACTATTGCATGTACAAAAATTCAGCTGTACAGAGTTTGGAAAGATTTTcgaatcttattgttagacattttttcatgaattgcTTCGTAGGTATCGATATGCGACATCAACGTCGAGGATGGCGAGAAGTTGGTTGAGGGTCTAGCTGCACGACATGGAAAAGACCGTGTAATATTTTGTTCATGCGACGTAACTGATTATCCACAATTTGAAGGCAAGtcaatattgaaatgaatatatatttgataaaaagaatttaatattttatctgAAACGTGTATTCTATTGTTTACTCTAGTAGCTTGCAGAATAACTCAAACTTTGCTTTCAGAATCTTTTCGTACCACGATTGCTACTTTTGGGCGACTCGACATAGTCATAAACAATGCAGGGATTATGAACGATCGGTTTTGGGAACTGGAAGTCGACATCAATCTTGTAAGATTTTGTTCCAAAAACAAGCAAttttaaaattagaaatttccAATCTTACAAATCTCTAATTGAATTCCCAATATgtgtaaattataaataaatacattgaACTCCACGTCCCCTAATATAAAACTAGGATTGATAGATTTtgagtaaaatgaaaacaatatcAAATGATTCAACGAGCAGCTATGATCCATCTAGTCATTTAAATATGTTTTCAGAATGGTGTGATTCGTGGCACGCTACTCGCTCAACGTTTTCTTGGAACCGACCGCGGTGGAAGAGGGGGCATTGTCGTCAACACAGGAAGCAACGTTGGAATCAATCCTTATGTCAGCGTTCCCATTTATTCGGCTACAAAGACAGCGATCGTTGGCCTTACGAGGGCATATGGAGTAATTTTGACACAAGTTTATTCTATATCGACTAGttttaatttctgaaaaagaaaaaacaattctcaTGGCATTCTTCAATTCAATTCTTTGCAGGATCAGTATCATGTTGGACTGACCGGTATCAAAGTAATGGCGCTGTGCCCTAGTGTGACAGAAACTCATTTGGTACGCGACGTTGGAAAACAGTTATTTTCAACACGTTATGAAGATGCTTGGTGTCGAGATACAGCTGCCACAGTTCCTCAAAAGTGAGTTCGGCTTTCTAAATTTTGATACAACTTTTTTAACAGGCCACAGTTTCAGTAGCATAAAGTTATCGAAAGTTTGCAAATCATGCCACGCATTctattcgaaaaattcttcactCTAATTTTGATGTTACCTCTAAACAAAACAGACTTACATTACCATCTATAAGGCacgtttttacttttcagaGCGGAACACGTTGCAAAGGCATTAATCCATGTGATAAGCATGGGAAAAAGTGGTAGCATTTGGTATGTGGAAAATGGTCAGCCGCCGTATCAGCTTACGTTTGCTGATCATTAGATCAGATATTATTTGTTACTTACTAAATATCATGGTAACTCATGAACATTAAACATAAGCGCATTCTTAAACAGCATACATTTCACCATTCGAATAATCTAGAAATAAGTATAAACGCTTTGCGAGGGTGACCATGTACAATTTCGAACATGTATCCTCTTACGCTTTGTCGATAATCTTATTCTAatctttttaaattgtttattaGAATTGTtaagtttgttgaaaattatgtaGTCTTTCACATGGATtactttatttaaatttctcgGTTTCGAACATGTCTTGAATGCGAAGCATCGCTTATGTGTGTACAGCATAAATCCACTTCAATCACATTTTATATAAACGTACAAATTATGGTAAAATTAGCAGAAAATATGTTCAATTCTGTCCTTTGATTATAatgggtataaaaaattatgcatcGCACTATCAATAGCAGTACAATACATAATTACAATTTGCCTAATTTAGAGTTTGCAATAATTACTCATTTATAAAAATAGTACTCTACGCTTGTATCATGAGTGGGAAACgaaatttctttgtttctgaTTAAGAATGTCTTGCTCAAATTGGCCCAAGTATAAAAGATGGAGGCCTCACCGTATATCCAGCGATGATAtttcacgtacatacatacatacacatattacacatgtataacatcatgtttattttttgtatcgcATTCTTTTGTACTTTACTATAtt
Above is a genomic segment from Diprion similis isolate iyDipSimi1 chromosome 5, iyDipSimi1.1, whole genome shotgun sequence containing:
- the LOC124406206 gene encoding 15-hydroxyprostaglandin dehydrogenase [NAD(+)]-like, encoding MEVKGRVALVTGAASGIGKAYAEELLNHGAKVSICDINVEDGEKLVEGLAARHGKDRVIFCSCDVTDYPQFEESFRTTIATFGRLDIVINNAGIMNDRFWELEVDINLNGVIRGTLLAQRFLGTDRGGRGGIVVNTGSNVGINPYVSVPIYSATKTAIVGLTRAYGDQYHVGLTGIKVMALCPSVTETHLVRDVGKQLFSTRYEDAWCRDTAATVPQKAEHVAKALIHVISMGKSGSIWYVENGQPPYQLTFADH